Within Homalodisca vitripennis isolate AUS2020 unplaced genomic scaffold, UT_GWSS_2.1 ScUCBcl_7936;HRSCAF=15828, whole genome shotgun sequence, the genomic segment tcaaaaataaacaaaatagaatatgACTTACAACATTTATTTGGATGATAAtatctgttaatatttttttattcaaaaaattatgatgaacacattttaatgttttacgtgttgataaagaaaaactttaatttttttattttaatacatttgtatacaatttttatattgttacctATGTAAAGAAGGAACGAGTATACATTACCAAGTTTAAAACAGTACGTATCTCTAATAACGAGCATGAATTTTCTTATATATCAgtgcaaaaatattgaaaatctacACTCGCATACAACTTGTCTTTCATATTTGGTAAATAGCTTTTACCagctttaacaaaaataaaataataactttttttaacaaatctattttatattcaagaaaatataggGTTTCCTAAAGAGATTGTAAAGTTGGCTAACATATTGGAAAATGagggaaaaattttgaaattctaaattcatattttttataaatactaaataaaacataagaTGAATTCCTCCATTTAAACTTAACTGTAAATGGTTTTTGTATCCAAAACTGCAAGAAAATATAATgttcataagaatatttttaagttggtcaccatattggaaaatggtggCCAAATTTTGGAaattctaaaaattgtatttttgacacTATAAATGTCAAGTCACCGATTTTAAATGTTCCTTTAAATTTTGTCGATTTTGATATATCTGGGTGGCACAGGGTAAAATGGACACCCTACAGGAGTTTAGACTAtcctgttatttttaaaacggaTTTAATTGACTCCTGCAAGAGGCCAAAATTGAAAAGCTacttctaaagttaatttataactAGCTTAAGATTAGTGATAACTTTACCCCATGAAGTGTTATACAGATATATGCTACAACACATGCCAAGAAACAGCAATGAGAGGGACATAAGGAACAGGAACTTGATACTGTCATGGTATAAGTGGAATCCGTTTGTTCTTGGGAAAGAGGATAGAAACGCACTAGTTGACCATTTGCGGTGTCTGAGCCTGTTCTCACAAACAAGTGCTAACACCTATAACAGATTGTAAAGATTCCATTATAAAACGTCAGAAGAGAATCATTAAATTAACatgatattcaatattaaaagttatatgtgAATAATGCTACTCTTtctaccttcaaattttcaattagtgtgatttcaaataaataaaaatgcacaacccaatctttttataatatttttatgcttatgaaaacattagttaattttcatataataatgcttatataaaattttatatggaaAACTACTTAAATTTAcacatcaaaagattttttacatagaacaaaattagttttctttccACTAGTGAAATATTGATTTTCGATTTCATCTGAATGACTAAACCTCACCTGGTTATTATCATAGTAGCGAGACTGGAGGACTCGTGTGCCCCTGTACAAGGTGTGTCGGCTTGTGGGTGGCTTGTGGGTCATATACTTCATCCACATATGCTGGAAGGCTCTTCATCACTGGCACACTTTCACCTGTTCATACCCAAATATCATAAATAGTTCATACCaccattattttgtatgtatgtgATTCTTTTTACTGCTTATTTTGGACTGTAAATATACTTATACGCTCTAGCTAAATCTTTTACtgcatatattttaaagttattgcaATCAAGGATAACCAGAAGCTAATAAATTTGGTATGgtgaataatattttcttaatcagagGAGTTGAAACAGTAATAATGAACGAATAACAGCCATTACGAACAGCTATTTGTGTTTTAGGAGATAATAAAGTTACAAATGGTGACTTATTTACACAGCAAAATAAGGAAACCTTGAAAGCACATATATTTGACCTGTGTGCTAAGAATGAGAAAATGAACTAGCAAGGTTATTAGTTATCTTCTCTATGAATGTCACTCTGTAGCTGAAAAACCATTCTCAGCTTGGTGCTGCATTATGTTTCATTCTCAATAAATTGACTGGAAGTTGGAGTATGTATGTCAATTTAATGAAAACCAAGTTCAAAGTGTGGCAATGTGAGGTGCCAAGTTTCCAATATCCAACCCCCATTAGTGGTAGAAATACAATTGCCAAAGTAGAAATTCATAT encodes:
- the LOC124374328 gene encoding polyamine-transporting ATPase 13A3-like, giving the protein CLPQDLVPGDTIVIPPHGCLMTCDALLLTGNCIVNESVLTGESVPVMKSLPAYVDEVYDPQATHKPTHLVQGHTSPPVSLL